The Papaver somniferum cultivar HN1 chromosome 3, ASM357369v1, whole genome shotgun sequence genome includes a region encoding these proteins:
- the LOC113355226 gene encoding aquaporin NIP2-1-like — MSPMMSTSSSPTSSSSLLILENPPTKTSSSLKFIGSICRVYAEHYPPGFLKKVFAELIATFLLVFVTCGSAALSNSDEGRVSKLGASIAGGLIVTVMIYAVGHVSGAHMNPAVTCAFAAVRHFPWKQVPFYAAAQLTGALVASFTLLILLRPIKNIGTTSPSGTDFQALVMEVVVTFSMMFVTAAVATDTKAVGELAGIAVGSAVCITSILAGPVSGGSMNPVRTIGPAIASKHYKGIWLYIVGPLFGTLTGAWSYNLIRGPDKPVHTIAPSPESSSFRIRRYLSNYDEQPHVIPKKDPLQII; from the exons ATGTCGCCGATGATGAGTACTAGTTCATCGCCGACATCATCGTCATCACTGCTGATACTGGAAAATCCACCTACAAAAACTTCATCGTCATTGAAGTTCATCGGTTCCATTTGTAGAGTATACGCTGAACATTATCCGCcaggctttcttaaaaag GTGTTTGCAGAGTTGATAGCTACATTTCTATTGGTTTTTGTCACTTGCGGATCAGCAGCATTAAGTAACAGTGATGAAGGCAGAGTCTCCAAGTTGGGAGCTTCTATCGCCGGTGGACTTATTGTGACGGTTATGATATATGCAGTTGGTCATGTCTCTGGTGCTCATATGAATCCTGCTGTCACCTGTGCATTTGCGGCTGTAAGGCATTTCCCATGGAAACAG GTACCCTTTTATGCTGCAGCTCAACTAACTGGAGCTTTGGTTGCATCATTTACCCTTCTAATTTTACTGCGCCCTATCAAGAATATTGGAACTACTTCTCCTTCCGGAACTGACTTTCAAGCTTTAGTGATGGAAGTTGTTGTCACATTTTCCATGATGTTTGTCACCGCAGCAGTTGCCACTGATACTAAAGCA GTTGGAGAATTAGCAGGCATTGCAGTTGGTTCTGCTGTTTGCATCACTTCTATATTAGCCGG GCCTGTGTCAGGTGGCTCGATGAACCCAGTGCGGACCATTGGTCCTGCAATTGCCAGCAAGCATTACAAAGGAATATGGTTGTATATTGTTGGACCATTATTCGGGACACTAACAGGTGCATGGTCCTATAATCTCATAAGAGGACCAGATAAGCCAGTTCACACAATTGCACCATCACCAGAGTCATCTTCATTTAGGATTCGTCGATACCTATCCAATTACGATGAGCAACCACATGTAATTCCAAAGAAAGATCCTCTACAGATTATCTAG
- the LOC113360885 gene encoding aquaporin NIP2-1-like — MMSYLLIMSTMMSTNSSPSPSSSLILDQPTKTSSVSLKFIYFFRRVYGEHYPPGFLRKVLAELIATFLLVFVTCGSAALSSSDEGRISKLGASIAGGLIVTVMIYAVGHVSGAHMNPAVTCAFAAVRRFPWKQVPFYAAAQLTGALVASFTLLILLRPIKNIGTTSPSGTDFQALVMEIVVTFSMMFVTAAVATDTKAVGELAGMAVGSAVCITSILAGPVSGGSMNPVRTIGPAIASKHYKGIWVYIVGPLFGTLTGAWSYNLIRGLEDPIAPSPGSSSIRIRRSQRNYDEQPDVPNKDPLEII; from the exons ATGATGAG TTATTTGCTTATTATGTCGACGATGATGAGTACTAATTCATCGCCATCTCCGTCTTCATCACTGATACTGGATCAACCtaccaaaacttcatcagtatcATTGAAGTTCATCTATTTTTTTCGGAGAGTATATGGCGAACATTATCCTCCTGGCTTTCTTAGAAAG GTGTTAGCAGAGTTAATAGCTACGTTTCTATTGGTTTTTGTGACTTGCGGATCAGCAGCATTAAGTAGCAGTGATGAAGGCAGAATCTCCAAGTTAGGAGCTTCCATTGCCGGTGGACTTATTGTAACGGTTATGATATATGCAGTTGGCCATGTTTCAGGTGCTCATATGAACCCTGCCGTCACTTGCGCATTTGCGGCTGTAAGGCGCTTCCCATGGAAACAG GTACCCTTTTATGCTGCAGCTCAACTAACTGGAGCATTGGTTGCATCATTTACCCTTCTAATTTTACTGCGCCCTATCAAAAACATAGGAACTACTTCTCCTTCCGGAACTGACTTTCAAGCTTTAGTGATGGAAATAGTTGTAACATTCTCCATGATGTTTGTCACCGCAGCAGTTGCCACTGATACTAAAGCA GTTGGAGAATTAGCAGGCATGGCAGTTGGTTCTGCAGTTTGCATCACTTCTATATTAGCCGG GCCTGTGTCAGGTGGATCGATGAACCCAGTGCGGACAATTGGTCCTGCAATTGCCAGCAAACATTACAAAGGAATTTGGGTGTATATTGTTGGACCGTTATTCGGGACACTAACAGGTGCATGGTCTTATAATCTCATACGAGGCTTGGAGGATCCAATTGCACCATCACCAGggtcatcttccattaggattcgtCGATCCCAACGCAATTACGATGAGCAACCAGATGTACCAAACAAAGATCCTCTCGAGATTATCTAG